Proteins co-encoded in one Symmachiella macrocystis genomic window:
- a CDS encoding prolyl oligopeptidase family serine peptidase — MAIDITCPDCFQTYRVKDELEGRRVRCQECGAGIDVEVEEDLEELAPLTTKKVRPRKKAAQSRSPKPAAAPMSQSTKILLGSGATAFLIMAVIGGLVFLAWKSDEFGGNEDPYNLAAVTIPDFPDPELKTVGEDSFQIAKLQLKSNWGGPGTAMQLWLYLPVGEHADKSLPCVLIAPAGTNLLRGSNVGEGSAPEHIPYVEAGFAVVAYSLDGNIDDPENADGSDLGDAYDEFVLARAGLVNARNALEFALTKVPAVDPRRIFTAGHSSAGTLALLFAEHEPRLCGCVAYAPGSDFTEMEVELEKNPLLRLVFPHVQRFLTRSCPQTHVAEFHCPLFLFHAEGDQVVRISESRQFVSLLDAQGKNVTFETIPGGDHYFPMLDQGIPQAIEWMENFE, encoded by the coding sequence ATGGCGATCGATATTACTTGCCCCGATTGTTTTCAAACGTATCGCGTCAAGGACGAACTTGAAGGGCGGCGGGTGCGTTGTCAAGAATGCGGAGCGGGGATTGATGTGGAAGTTGAAGAGGACTTAGAAGAGTTGGCCCCCTTGACGACGAAAAAAGTGCGCCCGCGGAAAAAGGCTGCTCAGTCGCGATCGCCCAAACCGGCGGCCGCACCGATGTCACAATCGACCAAAATCCTGCTCGGATCGGGAGCCACTGCGTTTCTTATCATGGCTGTGATTGGTGGATTGGTTTTCCTGGCTTGGAAGAGTGATGAATTCGGGGGAAATGAGGATCCCTACAATCTAGCTGCCGTGACGATCCCCGATTTTCCGGACCCGGAATTGAAAACAGTTGGTGAAGATTCATTCCAAATCGCCAAACTCCAACTCAAAAGCAATTGGGGCGGCCCGGGAACGGCGATGCAGTTGTGGCTGTACTTGCCGGTGGGAGAGCATGCGGACAAATCGCTGCCGTGCGTGTTAATAGCGCCTGCGGGAACTAATTTACTCAGGGGAAGCAATGTGGGCGAAGGTTCGGCGCCGGAACACATCCCCTATGTTGAGGCGGGATTTGCGGTCGTCGCCTACTCCTTGGATGGAAATATCGACGACCCTGAAAATGCGGACGGCTCCGACTTGGGCGATGCTTACGACGAATTTGTGTTGGCACGGGCCGGGCTCGTGAATGCGCGGAATGCCTTGGAGTTTGCACTCACCAAGGTCCCCGCGGTCGATCCTCGGCGAATTTTCACCGCTGGGCACAGTTCGGCCGGCACGTTGGCATTATTGTTTGCAGAACATGAACCGCGTTTGTGCGGTTGTGTTGCCTATGCTCCCGGATCAGACTTTACGGAAATGGAGGTCGAACTCGAAAAGAATCCGCTTTTGCGTCTGGTGTTCCCCCACGTCCAAAGGTTTTTAACCCGCAGTTGCCCGCAGACGCATGTGGCGGAATTTCACTGCCCTTTGTTTTTATTTCATGCCGAAGGAGATCAAGTTGTCCGCATCTCCGAGTCGCGGCAGTTTGTCAGTCTCTTGGACGCGCAAGGAAAAAATGTCACGTTTGAGACGATCCCCGGAGGCGATCATTATTTCCCGATGCTGGATCAAGGAATCCCTCAAGCAATTGAGTGGATGGAGAATTTTGAGTGA
- a CDS encoding DUF6817 domain-containing protein — MTSPTFKQLTDYFIAAGANDVAHTKKSYIAHAIGVHNDLRAWGCSDELCRAAMFHSIYGTELFQDFTLPVEKRDEVAELIGERAERLAFWNCFMDRSTLDACAKRGTPPFIIRNRVTGEEAELSTEDFDDLCRIHLCDWLEQVARADHWDYRREAYRDFAERLGGVALESYDRVFASEPKV; from the coding sequence ATGACCTCCCCCACCTTCAAACAACTCACCGACTATTTCATCGCCGCTGGAGCGAATGATGTGGCGCATACGAAGAAGTCGTACATCGCCCATGCCATCGGCGTGCACAATGACCTCCGGGCGTGGGGCTGTAGCGATGAATTGTGCCGAGCAGCGATGTTCCATTCGATCTACGGAACCGAGCTTTTTCAAGACTTCACACTTCCCGTGGAAAAACGGGACGAAGTGGCAGAGTTGATCGGCGAGCGGGCGGAACGGTTGGCGTTTTGGAATTGTTTTATGGATCGCTCGACGTTGGATGCTTGCGCCAAACGCGGCACGCCACCGTTCATCATCCGGAATCGCGTCACCGGGGAAGAGGCGGAATTGTCGACCGAGGATTTCGACGATCTGTGCCGGATCCATTTGTGCGATTGGCTGGAGCAGGTCGCCCGGGCCGATCATTGGGATTACCGCCGCGAAGCCTATCGAGATTTCGCCGAGCGGTTGGGCGGTGTGGCGCTAGAGTCGTATGACCGCGTATTTGCTAGCGAACCGAAGGTATAA
- a CDS encoding lipid II flippase MurJ, whose product MFLLSAGSFGHLVLQFVLLKILADLYGTGEQKAAYSAARAVPLVISTILIGTLSFAFVPIFVERRERLGRRAAWETAGSVVGLMLLVTTSFAILASLAAQPLIARLNPNFSGEQLKLTVGLFRIVVWLTVTNGMIGVLQALHQCHHRFLLPALSPILGSGIAVLSTWLLHEKLGIAATAYGVLIGAILGAAIQLPLFLRHARIRIGGDAGLSRILHMMAPLVAGAAYYKLDPLVDRYLLQPTSIPLLDYSWAITSAMLILTSSGLSVVVFPVIAQHSSSGNRAGLKDELAYAMRFLAFVLTPVVVGLLFFSTPVIKDLFQGGEFTPADTEMVSQLVKIYTLVMIAGSFGEMLSRVFYVLNDTWTPVRISVVGFTLGAIAKYLVAPQWGVIGVVSATSTYYLFNAASMLWLLRKRIQGVGFGGVLRMVRDSLFGAAVAAAVAYCVIQLGFRLSSIVAALLAAVAYGGVMYVIRNEFAVMFVSYLAGFRDRIRQNGDHSDADQ is encoded by the coding sequence GTGTTTCTGCTGAGCGCCGGTTCGTTTGGGCATTTGGTGTTGCAGTTTGTGCTGCTCAAAATCCTAGCGGATCTGTACGGCACGGGGGAACAGAAGGCAGCCTATTCGGCGGCCCGCGCGGTGCCGTTGGTGATCAGCACGATCTTGATTGGCACCCTGAGCTTTGCCTTCGTGCCGATTTTCGTCGAACGCCGCGAACGACTCGGACGCCGCGCCGCCTGGGAAACCGCCGGATCCGTCGTGGGATTGATGCTGCTGGTGACGACCAGTTTTGCCATTCTTGCCAGCCTGGCTGCCCAACCGCTCATAGCGCGGCTCAATCCAAATTTCTCCGGAGAACAGTTGAAGCTGACCGTCGGTCTGTTTCGGATTGTGGTCTGGCTAACGGTCACCAACGGAATGATCGGTGTGCTGCAGGCGCTGCATCAATGTCACCACCGTTTTCTATTGCCGGCACTGAGCCCGATTCTGGGAAGCGGCATCGCCGTGCTATCGACGTGGCTGCTTCACGAAAAATTGGGGATCGCCGCCACCGCCTACGGCGTGCTGATCGGCGCCATCCTTGGGGCCGCAATCCAGTTACCGTTATTCCTACGGCATGCCCGTATACGAATCGGAGGCGATGCGGGGTTATCACGAATCCTCCACATGATGGCGCCCCTGGTCGCAGGAGCGGCTTACTACAAACTCGATCCGTTGGTCGACCGCTATTTGCTGCAGCCGACCAGCATTCCGCTGTTGGACTATTCTTGGGCCATCACCAGCGCGATGCTGATTCTCACATCCAGCGGCCTATCGGTGGTGGTCTTTCCTGTGATTGCCCAACATTCGTCGTCCGGAAATCGAGCAGGCCTCAAGGATGAGTTGGCGTATGCAATGCGGTTTTTGGCGTTTGTGCTCACACCGGTCGTGGTCGGTCTGTTGTTTTTCAGCACACCGGTCATCAAGGATTTATTCCAAGGAGGTGAGTTTACGCCAGCCGATACCGAAATGGTTTCGCAGCTAGTAAAAATCTACACATTGGTCATGATCGCGGGGAGTTTCGGCGAGATGCTATCTCGCGTGTTTTATGTGCTCAACGACACATGGACACCGGTACGGATTTCGGTCGTCGGCTTCACGCTGGGCGCAATCGCTAAATACTTAGTCGCTCCGCAGTGGGGAGTCATCGGCGTGGTTTCGGCAACATCGACCTATTATCTATTCAACGCAGCCAGCATGTTGTGGCTATTGCGCAAGCGGATTCAAGGCGTTGGGTTTGGCGGAGTGTTGCGCATGGTCCGCGATTCCCTGTTCGGCGCTGCTGTCGCCGCAGCAGTGGCGTACTGTGTTATCCAACTGGGATTTCGATTATCTTCCATCGTAGCCGCTCTCCTGGCAGCCGTTGCCTATGGAGGAGTGATGTACGTTATCCGCAACGAATTTGCAGTCATGTTTGTGTCCTATCTGGCAGGCTTCAGAGATCGCATTCGGCAAAATGGAGACCACAGTGATGCCGACCAGTGA
- a CDS encoding class I SAM-dependent methyltransferase, with amino-acid sequence MPTSESTKSKGVELDVDWEQTCCPLCGADQPHLMLTGPDRLLGLPGTFHLVQCGVCGHAYLNPRPTQETIGAYYPPEYAPYHAPDDDSAKPQTTATQRVGPLRRCLRWFLDPRGEYIPPLTQSQRRALEIGCADGGFLERLKTQGWEVSGVEFSPDAVATAQQRGLNVQLGTLESANLPANHFDAVFLWMVLEHLHDPQATLREIRRILKPDGWLMFSVPNFGAWDRRFFGRFWYALDLPRHLQHFTPRTVNRLLSETGFETDRIIYQRTANNLVGSLGYWWRDRFPNSRLAATLIQHCAAPRTGLVLLLAIPAKVWAWLRQGGGLTVVARPKANFPTSSDSAE; translated from the coding sequence ATGCCGACCAGTGAATCAACCAAGTCGAAAGGCGTGGAGTTAGACGTCGACTGGGAACAAACCTGCTGCCCGTTGTGCGGCGCGGACCAACCCCACTTGATGCTGACCGGACCGGATCGCTTGTTGGGCCTGCCAGGTACGTTTCACTTGGTGCAGTGTGGCGTTTGTGGACACGCTTACTTAAATCCACGACCAACGCAAGAAACGATCGGCGCGTATTACCCTCCCGAATATGCGCCTTACCACGCCCCGGATGATGATTCTGCGAAACCGCAAACCACGGCAACCCAACGTGTCGGGCCGCTACGCCGCTGTCTGCGGTGGTTCTTGGATCCACGGGGAGAATACATTCCGCCCCTCACCCAATCCCAGCGTCGGGCGTTGGAAATCGGGTGCGCGGACGGAGGTTTTTTAGAGCGACTAAAAACACAGGGGTGGGAGGTCAGCGGCGTCGAATTTTCACCCGATGCGGTCGCCACCGCGCAGCAACGCGGTTTGAACGTACAACTCGGCACGCTGGAGTCGGCCAATCTTCCCGCAAACCATTTCGACGCTGTCTTTCTGTGGATGGTTTTAGAGCATCTCCACGATCCGCAGGCGACGTTGCGAGAGATTCGCCGCATCCTGAAGCCGGATGGTTGGCTGATGTTCAGTGTTCCCAATTTCGGTGCCTGGGACCGACGTTTTTTTGGTCGGTTTTGGTATGCACTTGATTTGCCGCGCCATCTGCAACATTTCACACCCCGTACCGTAAATCGGTTGCTGAGTGAAACAGGTTTTGAAACCGATCGGATTATTTACCAGCGGACGGCCAACAATCTTGTGGGCAGTCTTGGCTATTGGTGGCGCGACCGTTTTCCCAACTCGCGCTTAGCGGCGACTTTGATTCAACATTGCGCTGCACCGCGAACCGGATTGGTACTGCTCTTAGCGATACCCGCTAAGGTTTGGGCGTGGTTGCGGCAAGGGGGCGGATTGACCGTTGTAGCACGGCCGAAGGCCAATTTCCCCACCTCCAGCGATTCGGCGGAATAG
- a CDS encoding glycosyltransferase family 4 protein: protein MRILFLTSGREVPSSRFRVLQYVPYLEQRGHHCVVAPSKPPKYRGWPWLGNRLSELPRAGARTLDLLRAAWSRFDVVVVERELFSSGITFFEKQFRRIAPTLVLDVDDGVFLSAPQKFQELATLSNTVVAGNRLIAAYSEKQNPRTVVIPTSLDLSRYEYQPPTHRVDRPIVLGWTGTAGNYPQLGLITDALRQLPADRDYELRIIAEREPPAELTSLDNIKVRFQPWNAEREIEDLRAFDIGLMPLPDDEWARYKCGLKVLQYLALGIPAIASPVGVNSEILTHDQNGLLADSTAAWIDAIERLADDIDLRRKLATAGRTTVEATYSVEKNVTLWEEVLNSAAAT, encoded by the coding sequence ATGCGGATATTGTTTCTTACATCCGGCCGCGAAGTCCCCAGCAGTCGCTTCCGCGTTCTGCAATACGTGCCGTATCTTGAGCAGCGGGGGCATCATTGTGTCGTCGCACCGAGCAAGCCTCCCAAATACCGTGGTTGGCCTTGGCTGGGGAATCGACTGAGTGAGTTGCCCCGCGCGGGTGCGCGCACGCTCGACTTATTGCGGGCCGCATGGTCACGGTTTGATGTGGTTGTGGTTGAACGGGAATTGTTTAGCAGCGGAATCACGTTCTTTGAAAAGCAATTCCGCCGCATCGCTCCGACGCTCGTATTGGATGTCGACGACGGCGTTTTCCTGAGTGCTCCGCAGAAGTTCCAAGAATTAGCAACACTTTCCAATACCGTCGTCGCCGGCAATCGTTTGATTGCAGCCTATAGCGAAAAACAGAATCCGCGTACTGTCGTAATTCCCACCTCGTTGGACCTGTCGCGTTATGAATACCAACCGCCGACGCATCGCGTAGATCGCCCCATTGTGCTCGGCTGGACGGGCACGGCGGGGAATTATCCGCAACTTGGTTTGATCACAGATGCGCTGCGGCAATTGCCGGCAGACCGGGACTATGAATTGCGAATCATCGCCGAGCGAGAACCGCCGGCGGAATTGACGTCGCTCGACAATATTAAAGTCCGATTTCAGCCATGGAATGCGGAGCGTGAAATCGAGGACTTGCGAGCATTCGACATCGGCCTGATGCCGCTGCCCGACGATGAATGGGCACGATACAAATGCGGCCTCAAGGTCCTGCAATATTTGGCGCTGGGAATTCCGGCGATTGCTTCTCCGGTGGGAGTGAACAGCGAAATTCTCACGCACGACCAAAACGGTTTGCTGGCGGATTCGACCGCCGCGTGGATCGATGCGATTGAGCGGTTGGCTGACGATATCGATTTACGTCGGAAACTCGCAACCGCGGGACGCACAACCGTAGAAGCAACCTACAGCGTGGAAAAGAACGTGACGCTGTGGGAAGAGGTGCTCAATTCCGCCGCAGCGACATGA
- a CDS encoding Gfo/Idh/MocA family protein, which yields MAADQHDKHVSRRRFLATSGVAATTVAMTAKSYGKVLGANDRIRVGFIGVGGMGGGHVKACLKLKESDNLEFLGVADCWKTRADAAAKQLDTDSYSDYRKVLDIKEIDYVTIATPEHWHSTMTVDAMDAGKDVYCEKPMTHSIPQAQEVIKKQKETGKAIQVGVQGMSDDSYSSAAKAIEEGVIGQVVQAQIEYVRRYDTQGPWRKRPSVEGKPQPADLDWDAWLGHAPKLDWNPHHYFEWRNYSQYSGGICTDLFIHRITRIMKACNLLYPRRVVGMGGIWQWPDGRDLPDNFEMICEYPRGMTVYVLGTMSNRVGIDHLVRGYRGTLYFTGSGWVAKDKDGKILAQHKKSGGEDIVLHHNNLHNHLRNGEELKCPTELGLAGVVAVNMANESWRTNQMMGWDRKNEKMVPANELDQSHMPEEQA from the coding sequence ATGGCTGCCGATCAACACGACAAACACGTTTCACGACGCCGATTCCTGGCCACCAGCGGCGTTGCCGCCACAACAGTGGCCATGACTGCTAAAAGCTACGGCAAAGTCCTGGGCGCCAACGACCGCATCCGGGTCGGTTTTATCGGCGTGGGCGGCATGGGCGGTGGGCATGTGAAGGCCTGTTTGAAATTAAAAGAATCGGACAATTTGGAGTTTCTTGGAGTTGCCGACTGCTGGAAGACCCGCGCCGATGCAGCCGCCAAGCAATTGGATACCGATAGCTACAGCGACTACCGCAAAGTGCTGGACATCAAGGAAATCGACTACGTCACGATTGCCACCCCCGAACATTGGCACTCGACAATGACCGTCGATGCTATGGACGCCGGCAAAGACGTCTATTGCGAAAAGCCGATGACGCACTCGATTCCACAAGCACAGGAAGTCATCAAAAAGCAAAAAGAGACCGGCAAAGCTATCCAGGTCGGCGTGCAAGGCATGTCGGACGATAGTTACAGCTCGGCGGCGAAGGCAATCGAAGAGGGTGTCATCGGACAGGTCGTGCAGGCGCAAATCGAATACGTCCGCCGCTACGATACGCAAGGTCCTTGGCGGAAACGTCCTTCGGTCGAAGGGAAACCGCAACCGGCCGATTTGGATTGGGATGCCTGGCTGGGGCATGCTCCCAAGCTGGACTGGAATCCGCATCACTACTTTGAATGGCGGAACTATTCGCAGTATTCGGGCGGCATTTGCACCGACTTGTTCATCCACCGCATCACGCGGATCATGAAAGCCTGCAACTTGCTGTATCCCCGCCGTGTTGTCGGCATGGGAGGCATTTGGCAATGGCCCGATGGACGGGATCTGCCGGACAACTTCGAAATGATCTGCGAATATCCCCGCGGCATGACGGTGTACGTGTTAGGAACCATGAGCAACCGTGTTGGCATCGACCATTTGGTCCGCGGCTATCGGGGGACATTGTACTTCACCGGCAGCGGTTGGGTCGCCAAGGACAAGGATGGAAAGATCTTGGCTCAACACAAGAAATCCGGCGGCGAAGATATCGTGCTGCACCACAACAACCTGCACAACCACCTCCGCAATGGTGAGGAATTGAAGTGCCCGACCGAGTTGGGACTTGCCGGCGTTGTGGCTGTGAACATGGCCAACGAATCGTGGCGAACCAACCAAATGATGGGTTGGGATCGCAAGAACGAAAAAATGGTCCCCGCCAACGAGTTGGACCAATCGCATATGCCCGAAGAACAAGCGTAA
- the surE gene encoding 5'/3'-nucleotidase SurE: MGNSRNILLTNDDGIFAPGLAALRQALENLGNVQVVAPASEQSGVSHSITYLEPLIIDEVYHDDQLFGRAVGGSPADCVKAAMLELCDPPPDLVVSGINSGSNAGINVLYSGTVAAAIEGAFFGVTSIAVSLSTHTRPDYEATAALATDLIGQLLAGNPSPGSLWNINFPKCQADWPLGVKVVPMGLERYREMLEKRTDPRGRTYYWSGLHPEQTPPTELNSDVAALTEGFVTITPLNFNLTCTDEMQRVSDIEWQLPPH, from the coding sequence TTGGGGAACAGTAGAAACATCTTGCTCACCAACGACGATGGAATCTTCGCGCCGGGATTGGCGGCGCTGCGTCAGGCGCTGGAAAATCTCGGAAACGTGCAGGTGGTGGCACCGGCGAGCGAACAGAGCGGCGTCAGCCATTCTATCACCTATCTTGAGCCGTTGATTATCGACGAAGTCTATCACGACGACCAGCTTTTCGGCCGCGCCGTCGGTGGTAGCCCGGCGGATTGTGTGAAGGCGGCGATGTTGGAATTGTGTGATCCCCCGCCCGATTTAGTCGTCAGCGGCATCAATTCCGGATCGAATGCGGGAATCAATGTGCTGTATTCCGGCACGGTCGCGGCTGCGATTGAAGGAGCCTTTTTCGGCGTGACATCGATTGCAGTCTCGCTGTCGACGCATACCCGCCCCGACTACGAAGCGACCGCTGCGTTGGCGACCGATCTCATTGGACAGTTACTCGCCGGTAACCCTTCGCCCGGTTCGCTATGGAATATCAACTTTCCCAAATGCCAAGCAGACTGGCCGTTGGGGGTGAAAGTCGTCCCCATGGGGTTGGAACGCTATCGCGAGATGCTCGAAAAACGGACCGATCCTCGTGGACGGACCTACTATTGGAGCGGTTTGCATCCTGAACAAACCCCGCCTACCGAACTAAACTCCGACGTCGCCGCACTGACGGAAGGCTTCGTGACGATTACTCCATTGAATTTCAATCTCACCTGCACCGACGAAATGCAACGCGTCAGCGACATCGAATGGCAACTGCCGCCCCATTAA
- the rimO gene encoding 30S ribosomal protein S12 methylthiotransferase RimO has translation MKSLPIVDQPAPPLPQVADPEGETRYSKGTYAFVSLGCPKNLIDSERMLGALSLDGYSLVSEPDGADFVIVNTCGFIESARDESKGVIHEMLDLKRRGGTKGLIVAGCLPERMGGSLLEEMPEIDHVVGVFGREEITRVADRLIGGAREQREVFRPAPIRALDDRSRLRITPSHFAYLKISEGCDRTCTFCAIPKMRGKHATKPMDLVIAEAQELAADGVRELNIVAQDTTYYGLDLYGEVRLTQLLKELEQVDGIDWIRLMYLYPINFTDQLIDTIAASNKIIPYLDMPLQHINDTMLKRMQRRVNKADSVALVKKLRERIPNVVMRTTFVVGFPGETDAQFRELKDFVSDIKFERMGVFTYSLEPDTPAVKLPDHLPEKVKQQRMGELMSTQQQIAFDFSDSLVGYELDVLIDAHVEDDTWLGRTYADAPEIDGNIYVTGTDINVGDMVPVEITARHDYDLVGIASELETA, from the coding sequence ATGAAATCTTTGCCGATTGTTGACCAGCCAGCCCCCCCCCTGCCCCAGGTCGCCGACCCCGAAGGGGAAACGCGCTATTCCAAGGGGACGTACGCGTTTGTCAGCTTAGGCTGTCCTAAAAACCTGATCGACAGCGAACGCATGCTCGGTGCGTTGTCATTGGACGGTTATTCCCTCGTCTCGGAACCGGACGGAGCCGATTTTGTGATCGTGAACACTTGTGGTTTCATCGAAAGCGCGAGAGATGAATCCAAAGGCGTGATCCATGAGATGTTGGATCTCAAACGCCGTGGCGGCACCAAGGGATTGATTGTAGCCGGTTGCCTACCGGAACGTATGGGGGGCAGCCTTCTGGAAGAAATGCCCGAAATTGATCACGTGGTCGGGGTCTTCGGTCGTGAAGAAATCACCCGGGTCGCCGATCGTTTGATTGGCGGAGCACGCGAACAACGTGAGGTCTTCCGCCCCGCCCCGATCCGTGCACTGGACGACCGCTCGCGGCTCCGCATCACACCGTCGCATTTCGCATATCTAAAGATCTCCGAAGGTTGCGACCGGACTTGCACATTTTGCGCAATCCCTAAAATGCGCGGTAAGCATGCCACCAAACCCATGGACTTGGTGATCGCTGAGGCCCAGGAATTGGCCGCCGACGGGGTACGCGAATTGAATATCGTCGCTCAAGATACTACGTACTACGGATTGGATTTGTACGGCGAAGTCCGCCTCACCCAGTTGCTCAAAGAATTGGAGCAAGTCGACGGCATTGACTGGATCCGGCTGATGTATTTGTATCCCATCAACTTCACGGATCAACTGATCGACACCATCGCCGCATCAAACAAGATCATCCCCTACCTCGACATGCCGTTGCAGCACATCAATGATACGATGCTCAAACGCATGCAACGGCGCGTGAACAAGGCAGACAGCGTGGCGCTGGTGAAAAAACTGCGAGAACGGATTCCGAATGTTGTCATGCGGACAACATTCGTCGTTGGCTTCCCGGGCGAAACGGATGCGCAATTCCGCGAACTCAAGGATTTCGTGAGCGACATCAAATTCGAACGCATGGGTGTCTTCACGTATTCGTTAGAGCCGGACACCCCCGCAGTGAAGTTGCCCGACCATCTGCCCGAAAAGGTCAAACAGCAAAGGATGGGTGAATTGATGTCGACGCAACAACAAATTGCCTTTGATTTCAGTGACTCCTTGGTCGGTTATGAATTGGACGTGCTCATCGACGCGCATGTCGAGGACGACACCTGGCTCGGACGCACGTATGCCGATGCTCCGGAAATCGACGGCAATATCTACGTGACG